In Plasmodium gaboni strain SY75 chromosome 7, whole genome shotgun sequence, the following are encoded in one genomic region:
- a CDS encoding putative DNA mismatch repair protein PMS1, protein MKIKNIGEESIHNICSSQVIFTLSSVVKELVENSIDANASEIKIKLVESGIKLIEVNDNGVGIKKINFENICARHATSKIKDFNDIHSSLNTLGFRGEALNSLCMLSNVNITTKNEENDHAYLLKFDKLGRLYHEEPIARLRGTTVSCENIFHNIPIRKKDFIKNIKTQLSDLLLLMQQYAIIYHNIKFVIYNIVTFKGCTKNMNLLITNGSDSIKKNFYSIYGKRNIGNLIEFNVDGNEWNIRGYISDSNSGRRDKDLQFYYINSRPIHILKNVNKLINTIYREFNSRLYPIIICNILSDTKNIDVNVTPDKREVFFTFEQEMCEHMKTVLVKLFTPKTSNLIDTQIDDYFLKANNILPNHIKGNIKMETHQEEHHHKSISPAQEEKTKEIKNDNIIKTEPNYNNDRTHNLYVKKECIHKDEQIYIKQEKINEQNNSYLDGSQHCNTHEDEEEKEKIIKKENIYSDHDDRQLFKIKEEKIYKHPNKYIQNDELYRDNTSSLNYSSLEKDYISIENKINNIQVKNDEFNSSSVFQNDDYNFRKIYRANNSFASTQESMHCDLFVSINKKQYENEQNEENEQSEQNEENEENKKKTEYTFYRNNEQEKSVYIKKEQEQFNSNNDEEIYSLGPLSVDNVIMENNKDDFSDMNNNVYQYKLESDVYNNSNNKSNIYEYKIDSDDNNDNIYEYKLNSDDNNDNNNNNNNVYEYKLHSDDNNDNNNNNVYEYKLHSDDNNDNVYEYKLNSDDNNNNNNNNNNVYEYKLHSDDNNDNNNNNVYEYKLHSDDTIDNNNNNVYEYKLHSDDKNNNNNNNVYEYKLHSDDNNDNIYEYKLNSDDSSNTTYLNGQEKNEGREEGNNLKDYTNYSFEDLKENIKSNCIKKIPIDINMYINREELKSGFDYDQIHVINLTNSEKIKNIIFQKMKEETPINNYLCLTDDQEDKEYKNLFEGNLSLKESNNNTNNVNNNEDINFSNIDETQTDLYFQSSLFNKLKICGQFNKGFVISKIDLLYFENRKKKKTEGDISTYKTHENNITNNINNEDYHNFNNDNNLISYNKHKSNYALFIIDQHAADEKSNFEKYNKIFTMKSQKLISKIHVQVSPAQVHIIQKYMSIFLQNGFEVQILEEPIHKRRKTNNNINEQIDEEEEMLMELNVYLLSLPVFNGKILEVVDFMSLLHHLTEHPVASYNESALSAKSTLDLNNKTDTWFNYNFPRPQKVWRILASKACRNAIMVGKSLNIYEMIKIKKKLSFLKNPWNCPHGRPTIKYLINNVDIKNCFKNYYLKLYDEITNLILTQNYDAYKYLFHNHVFFLIISTKPFLGPILKFQ, encoded by the coding sequence atgaagataaaGAATATAGGGGAGGAGTCGATTCACAATATATGCAGCAGTCAGGTTATATTTACTCTGAGCAGTGTAGTTAAAGAATTGGTTGAGAATTCGATAGATGCTAATGCTAgtgaaataaaaataaagttAGTTGAGAGTGGAATAAAGTTAATAGAGGTTAATGATAATGGTGTTGGTATAAAAAAGATTAATTTTGAAAACATATGTGCTCGTCATGCTAcatcaaaaataaaagatttTAATGATATACATAGTTCATTAAATACCTTAGGGTTTCGAGGGGAAGCATTAAATTCTTTATGTATGTTAAGTAATGTTAATATAACAACAAAgaatgaagaaaatgacCATGcttatttattaaaatttgATAAACTTGGTAGACTTTATCATGAAGAACCAATAGCTAGATTAAGAGGGACTACTGTGAGTTGTGagaatatttttcataacATCCCAATAAGAAAGAAAGAttttataaagaatataaaaacacAATTATCagatttattattattaatgcAACAATATgctataatatatcataatataaaatttgttatatataatattgttaCATTTAAAGGATGCACCAAAAATATGAACTTGTTAATTACTAATGGTAGTGAtagtattaaaaaaaatttctaTTCTATATATGGTAAAAGAAATATTGGTAATTTAATTGAATTCAATGTTGATGGTAATGAATGGAATATTAGAGGTTATATAAGTGATAGTAATAGTGGTAGAAGAGATAAAGATTTGcaattttattatattaatagtaGACCTATAcacatattaaaaaatgtaaataaattaattaatacaatatataGAGAATTTAATAGTAGATTATATCCTATCattatttgtaatattttatcagatacaaaaaatatagatgTGAATGTTACTCCTGACAAAAGAGAAGTCTTCTTTACATTTGAGCAAGAAATGTGTGAACATATGAAAACAGTTCTTGTCAAATTATTTACACCTAAAACCAGTAATTTGATTGATACACAAATTGAcgattattttttaaaagctaataatattttgcccaatcatataaaaggtaatataaaaatggaGACACATCAGGAGGAGCATCATCATAAATCCATATCACCCGCACAAGAAGAAAAAACcaaagaaataaaaaatgataatattattaaaactGAACCTAATTATAATAACGATAGGACCCATAATTTGTATGTTAAAAAAGAATGCATACATAAGGATGAgcaaatatatataaaacaagaaaaaattaatgaGCAAAATAATTCTTATCTTGACGGTTCTCAACATTGTAATACACATGAAGATGAGGAagagaaagaaaaaataataaaaaaggaaaatatatatagtgATCATGATGATAGACAgttatttaaaataaaggaagaaaaaatatataagcatccaaataaatatattcaaaatgATGAATTATATAGGGATAATACAAGTAGCCTTAATTATTCATCATTAGAAAAGGATTACATATcaatagaaaataaaataaataatattcaagttaaaaatgatgaattTAATTCATCATCAGTATTTCAGAATGACGATTATAATTTTCGTAAGATATATAGAGCAAATAATTCCTTTGCATCAACACAAGAAAGTATGCATTGCGATTTATTTGTTTCAATCAATAAGAAGCAATATgaaaatgaacaaaatgaaGAGAATGAACAAAGTGAACAgaatgaagaaaatgaagaaaataaaaaaaagacaGAATATACCttttatagaaataatGAACAAGAGAAAagtgtatatattaaaaaggaGCAAGAACAATTTAATTCAAATAATGATGAGGAAATATATTCATTGGGTCCTTTATCAGTTGATAATGTAATAATGGAAAATAACAAAGATGATTTTAGtgatatgaataataatgtatatCAATATAAATTGGAGAGTGatgtttataataatagtaataataagaGTAATATTTATGAGTATAAAATAGATAGcgatgataataatgataatatttatgaatacaaattaaatagtgatgataataatgataataataataataataataatgtgtATGAATACAAATTACAtagtgatgataataatgataataataataataatgtgtATGAATACAAATTACAtagtgatgataataatgataatgtGTATGAATACAAATTAAATAGcgatgataataataataataataataataataataatgtgtATGAATACAAATTACAtagtgatgataataatgataataataataataatgtgtATGAATACAAATTACATAGTGATGATActattgataataataataataatgtgtATGAATACAAATTACATagtgatgataaaaataataataataataataatgtgtATGAATACAAATTACAtagtgatgataataatgataatatttatgaataCAAATTAAATAGTGATGATAGTAGTAATACCACTTATTTAAATGGACaggaaaaaaatgaagGAAGAGAAGAAGgtaataatttaaaagattATACAAATTATTCATTCGAGGATTTGAAAgagaatataaaaagtaattgtataaagaaaattccaattgatataaatatgtatattaatAGAGAAGAGCTGAAGAGTGGATTTGATTATGATCAAATACATGTAATAAATTTGACAAACAgtgaaaaaataaagaatataatatttcagAAAATGAAAGAAGAAACACcaataaataattatttatgtttaaCAGATGATCAAGAAgataaagaatataaaaacttATTTGAAGGAAATTTAAGTTTAAAAgaaagtaataataatacaaataatgttaataataatgaagatataaattttaGTAATATAGATGAAACACAGACAGATTTATATTTCCAATCCAGcttatttaataaattaaagATATGTGGACAATTTAATAAAGGATTTGTTATATCCAAAATAGATTTActttattttgaaaatagaaaaaaaaaaaaaactgAAGGAGATATATCAACATACAAAACACATGAGAACAATATtactaataatataaataatgagGATTACcataattttaataatgataataacCTAATAAgttataataaacataaaagTAATTACgctttatttattattgaTCAACATGCAGCTGATGAAAAATCaaattttgaaaaatacaataaaatatttaccATGAAGTCACAAAAATTAATTAGTAAAATACATGTACAAGTAAGCCCAGCCCAAGTTcatataatacaaaaatatatgtcTATTTTCTTACAAAATGGATTCGAAGTACAAATTTTAGAAGAACCCATACATAAAAGAAGgaaaacaaataataatataaatgaacaAATCGATGAGGAAGAAGAAATGCTTATGGAGCttaatgtatatttattatcattacCAGTATTTAATGGAAAAATATTAGAAGTAGTTGATTTTATGTCTCTCTTGCATCATCTAACAGAGCATCCAGTAGCTTCATACAATGAATCCGCATTATCTGCAAAAAGTACATTAGatttgaataataaaacagATACGTGgtttaattataatttccCACGACCTCAAAAGGTGTGGCGTATTCTAGCATCCAA